The sequence below is a genomic window from Nicotiana tomentosiformis chromosome 6, ASM39032v3, whole genome shotgun sequence.
ggacactatgtcttTAATATTTACAAAACACTCATAAACAAAGGGTAACAAcgtcttttcgtattaattttaatagagtagtggctatttGTGCTCAGCATTAAAAATACTGGATAAAAACTAAATGCCATGTTAAAAAGTGGTTATCCCACGCTATTTCTTCTCAAAATTATGTACTTATTACCCTTGCAGAATTTGGCTCAGGGCGGCCACTTTGTGATATTATATCAACTTCAGTTTTGAACTATCTCAGACttgttttataatttttaattgaGCGGTAATTCTGACGAGACTGACAGATAAGCCGATGCTAATAGCAAATCTAATTCTGTGATGAAAGAGCTTTGTTTGGCACTTTGCTCTCCTCACATTCTTCACTAGATGATTTAGATGGACTTTGTCGTTCTTTCCCAACTAAAATCGAAAGGGCTATAGAGGTTTTTGGTAAAAGAGAGTTCTAATGTGGGGAGCGACCGCATATAATTATCTTAAAAGAGAGTGCCCTTCCTTAGACTGAATGTGGTGAAATGCATCTTCTCATGAAAACACCACATATCAGGGATTATTCAGGAAAAAATTCTAACCAGCTTTTAAGCTAATCCAAatattgtttatatatatatatatgagcataAATTGTGTCTTCGGATCTAGTTTCAAATAAAAATATGCATGAGGAATATTTAATTTGGATTCGATTGTTTTTCAAAGTATAATGAGTTATAGTTTTTTACAACAAAATAAGTTACAAGAAATATGACCAAATCTTTTATGTGactcaaaataaattacatatatGTATTTGCTGCTACAATCACATGTTCACAATTAGAATTAATTataacaaaaaaatataaaattttaatccAACTGAAAACTAATAAAGTAATGTATTTCAAATCGACGGTCTCAAGTGCAACAAACTACTAATTGCACATAACGCCGTTGAATCATGGTACGATATTACAAATTTGTAACATTTTGAGGAAAGAAAGAAACAGAGAATCAATTTATTGACCTATTTAGCTTTGTTTGGTACTTTTCCTTTGCATTATTTCAGAGCATAACAAAGTTTTGATGAGATAAATGAAAAAAAGAATAGAGACAGGAAAGGCAAAGTAGATTAAAAAGAACACAAAAGTTGTAACGATCAAATACTTTATAGTCATTGGAAAGTTACATAAGATTTTGAATTTGAATACTACAGTACTACTACAACTCTCTACAAGTTGACTACCAAAACTGTGGGACCCCTATGGCCCACTCCAAAAACTTTTGAATTTACTCTCTTGTCCTCATCTGCCCCAGCCATTTCTCTTTTTTGAATCTCTATCTTTTTGTTCATTGGTACTTTGGTGATAAAACTTATAACCGTTGTTGCTCCTTTTCTTTATTAACTTTTTTATTCTACACCTTTGAAGAGTTACCGTAATGAAGAATAAAGGAGTTGATAAAACAAGGAATACCGTTGAATCTAAACTTTGCATCTAAATAGTATAATGTGGAGTAATAGAAACTACAAAATCGTATCTCCAATTAAAGCTATTTTTACTTCTTTAGTTTCAAGGATTTGAAATATTTTGCTTAGTGGTTAATGTGTTAGAATTATTGCAGGGGGTTTCTTTCGTATCAAAAATTTGGTGAGTAGGTTAAGTAAGATGGTTTAGCTCAAGAAAGAATATTTATGCATCTTCTTAACTTATAGATAAGGTTCCTATCATTTTCAATCAGGAGTCGAATATCTTCTATCCTCAACCTCTACATGCCATTGATAAATTCAAATAGAGGAATTAATACACCACATATTACAACTAACAGCCTCACTTAAGGTTGGAAAAAAAGCTAACGCGCTAACCGTTAGCTTAGTATAGTTTTTACTATGGAGAAATAATAGACGATAAGAGTATATTATAGAGAATTAAACTTGTACACAATAGACTAGTTAAAATAGATCcaacaaaataacaacaacaacacatcCAGTACAATCTCACACAGTAGGGTCTGTGGaggataatgtgtacgcagaccttacccctaccttatgcagaaagagaggttatttccgataaACCATCGGCTCAAGAACAGTGAAAAAGACACAATAAACAAACAGTAACAATGGCAAGAAAATaagataacaaaaataaatagCACGACGTGCAAAAACAATAGAACTAGGAATACAAGCTACAAGAGAGAAGTACGAAAGCTACCAGCAATAATGCTATATCGTCTAATAACAAGGAACTCAGAATAAGAGAATATAAGACTAGTGCTACTACCACTAGTACGACTAGACGAGACTCTCGACTACCTGTCAACCCAaaactctaatactcgacctccacacctcccTATCGAGGATcttgtcctcggtaagctgaagtaGTGTCAtttcttgcctaatcacctctccccagtacTTCCTAGGCCTCCCTCTACCTCTCCTCTGACCCGCTATGGTCAACCTCTCGCATCTCCTCACTGGGGCGTCAGTGTCTCTactcttcacatgcccgaaccatctcagtcTCGATTCTCGCAGCTTGTCTTCcacaggggccacacccaccttgtccctaataacttcattcctaatccgGTCTTTTCTGGTAGGCCCACACATCTATCTCAActtcctcatctctgctactttcatgTTCTGGACATGAGATTTCTTGACTGGCAAGCACTCGattccatacaacatagtcggtctcaCTACAACTTTGTAGAACTTGCTCTTAAATCTTGGTGGCACATTCCTATCACACAAAATACCAGATGCAAGCCTCTATTTCATCCACCCCGCTCCAACGCGATGCttaacatcctcgtcaatctccccgttcccctaaataacaGACCCAAGATATTTGAAACTATTTCTCTCGGGGATGACTTGTGTACCAAGCTACACTTCCACTTCTGTTTCCTGCGTCCCTACActaaacttgcactccaagtatttaGTTtttgtcctactcaacttgaaacctttggaATTCAGGGTCTGCCTCCACAACTCCAACATATCGTCAACCCCGCAGTGCATTTCATTGATTAACACTATGTCATTtataaataacatacaccatgacaCCCCCCTAAATGTGGCGCGTCAGCACATCCATCGCCAGTgcaaataaaaatgggctaagagcTGAACCATGATGTAACCCCATCATCAAAGGAAAATAGTCTGAGACTCTTCCCacagtcctcacccgagtcttcGCTCCAtcgtacatatccttaatcaccctaatataCGCTAGTGGAACACCACTAACCTTGAGACATCTCCATAGAACCTTTCTTGGGACTTTATTGTAAGCTTTTTCTAAATCGATGAACATCATATGCAGGTCCCTCTTCCTCTCCCGGTACTGCTCCACCAATCTCCTCACAAGATGAACGGTTTCTGTGGTCGAACGCCCCGGCATGAAACCGAACTGATTCTccgaaatagacacactcctcctcatcctcctctccaccaccctctcccacactttcctAGCGTGACTAAGTAGCTTTAAAATAGATCCATCCGCAGGAATTAATCCGCCCGTATATCATACTAAATTACAATGCCTCAATTAACTGCACTTTAATTCTAAATTAGTTAGAGTTGATTGtatgaattatttatattctaTTGATCCATCATAGTTAGATACTTTGTGCTAGGTTGTTAGCTTACTGCTTCATTATACTTGAGATAACTATATTTATAAAAGAAGCTTATATGAGCTTTCTATGAAAGAATTCTGGCTATGCCTGGCCATCAACATTTATAAACAAGATTGATAGATAAATAGAGGAGTCCAACGACTATCATTATGCTTAAAAACGTTTATGCACTGCGTATTAAATTGTAAATTGGTCAAGTACTACTTGAGAAAatatatagtaaaaatattaaaTTGAAAGGTATGAAGAAAATTGCAAACATGTGCAAggggaaaaggaaagaaaagggaCAGAGATCTCGAATCTTTATGGGAAAAGCTGCACATTGCAATTGGAATCCACCAACGGTCTGGAATGTATTCCATTTAGAATCTCTTACTTGTCTTTTAATTTTAATCCACTCaacaaattttaatattttttttaaaatgtgacAAGTAGATCTAATAAACAACCAAAACTTAATTAGTGAAATTGACACTCATATAGTAATGAAGGATGAGTAAATTTCATTAATCATACTATCATAGACActagtaatagtagtagtagttgaGTGTAATTTAAGCTAATATAGAGGATAATTATTTAAGGTCAACATCTAAATATCATAGCTTAAGTCACTAAAAACCAAGTTTATTTATTATGGTTCTAGACTTGCACTGATTGGTGAATAACCTACCTGAAAAGCAGAAAGTGTACAGAAAACGTTACCATTATTGAAATTCCTAAGTAAAGTAAGGGCTTTCTTGTCATTTCAATGGAGTCcgacaaaaatttgaaaaacgaGTGGCCGTTTGAACCCCATAAAACATCGAACTTCAAAAACCAGCTCTCTTCAATGCTACCCAATTAAAAACAACTCTTATCTCTTCAAATCACTCCAAACCCAGTTCACAAAAAAGAAGTATATTTAGAGAGAGAAACAGCTAGAGATACgtatagagagagaaagaaaatgACGGGGTTGGTGATGGTGACAAGAGGGGGTGGGTGTGGAAATGTGAAGAGCAGTTCAAAGGAAAGTGCTAATACTGAAATGCAAAATGAGCAGCAGTTGTCTTTGGTTGATTTTATCTTAGctgctttaagaaaatcaatggTGTCTTGTCGTGTAGAACGACAAGAAGAGGCGATATGTAATGCAGTTCATCAAATGGAAATAGGGTGGCCCACAAATGTGCAGCATTTGACCCATGTCACTTTCGATCGGTTTCATGGGTTTTTGGGTCTTCCTGTTGAGTTTGAAGTTGAAATCCCATGTAGAGTTCCCAGTGCCAGGTTTGTTCCAAAATCTCAGCTTTTTTCTTGTTATGTGTTTATATATTTGAAATTCTTGTTCCGGGTCAACTTCAATTTCTCAGAAAAAATGCTGGTTCTTGTCTCTTTTGTTGTTTAGATCTGTTTACTGATGTTTATGACCGAGATAAAGCTGAGACTTTTTGGAGGTTTTTCTTGTCTAAAAATAGATTTATCAACTTTTTCTTGTTGGAAAGTATCTTTTTGTTTCCTTCTACTTGAGCTGAGAAATgaaacttttgaaatttgtggctTTAAATATGACATAACATTTTAGTGACACTTATACTTTTCAAATTTATGGTCTTAAATGTGTTCATTACATTTGAGTGAGTATGAAAGCTGCTAATTAAGGTAAAATGGGGCtgtttaagttaaattatttctaagaGAAAGTATGAGTTTTATGACATTATACTCACTGTACACATTCTCAATACATTGTTCAGTATAGAGAGTTTTTGAGTGGTTCCTGTAAATGCTGAGAAATAATGATGTCTTTGTACATATAACTGTGAAATCTACTGTGTACTAAACAGATGTTAAAGCTAATTGTGGAAAAAGATTAGCAATAATACTTTTTCAATCCCTCTCACAAGTCAATAGTACAATAAATGCCAGTATCTACTTTCTAGATCTTTCCAAGTTCCAGGAGGACTGGAACTTAGGTCATTTTCTGCTATGCTATTTAGTGAGGAGCCTATTTTGAGGTCCCCCTTCCTTTTGGGGACTGAGTTTTGATGTCATTTTTGGCCAACCAAAATGAAGGTTTATTGATTCTTGGTTTTTCTATTTAATGATCACATGAGCATCCTTACCCCGCCATTAAACTGAGGTTTTGACCTACCCATTAGTTGGTTGGGACCTGGAGGGGACTAATAAATGATTTGCTTGCAAATACAACTAACTCTGTATTGCTATGATTTAGAAGTGCTTTAACAGAAAGTCAGAAATTTTAGACTTTAGGATGTCCACAATCTTACAACTCAAGTAGTACATTCGGATAGAAGAAAGGTGGTAGAGTTGTGACTGTAGGCTCAAGATTATATCCAAACTCCAGCTTAATAGTAGCAACTTTCGATATGAACTAGGCATAGGTAGGATCATGGGCCTGGACTGTGTTAGGTAATTGGTCTATGGCATTACAATGGTAATAAGTAATGTTCAATGATGACATAATGAATTAATCTAGGTATAGTTTATTTCCACCTACTTTATATACTGATGACCCAAAGTTGCCAAGCATACCACTTGAAAATTGCAGAAAATAGCTCCATTTCAGGAACCATAATGGTAACTTAAAATTATATATTGAGGACACTAGTGAGCAGAATTAAGATATTCATATGCTATGCGTAGTAAAGACTAAGCAAGAATGAAGACCGGCAGGTGGACCTTCACTTGTCTTTCTTTAGCAAAGTACTGAAAATAAAGGGACGAAAAAAACACAATTATGGCATAAAAAAGTTGTTCATGATTAATGGAGAACAGAAACCTATTCACAAAGTTGGAAGTTGAGGGCTTGTTCATCGAAATTCTATAACTCTTTCAATTGATACTGATTCCACTATCCACAGATCTTAGAACTCTTCTCTTTGCCAGTGATTATGTTTTCCCAGCATAAGTTGATTTCTGTTTCTATCTTCTTAGAGGTTATTCTTCAGGGAAAAATAGCTGAAGTAATATGCTTATAAAGTTTCATACCAAGCTATTTAGTCTATCCGCTGAACTTTTATCCATTTATTTTGCAGCGTCAGCGTGTTTGGTGTATCTGCAGAGTCGATGCAGTGTTCTTACGATACAAGGGGAAATAGTGTCCCAACTATTCTCCTGTTAATGCAAGAACGTTTATACTCACAAGACGGTCTTAAGGTAAACAAATTTTATCTCATTTCTAATTGATAGAACTTTTCTACTGCATTATATTATGTTGACAATTTTCTGACTTGAGCATTTTTGAATGAATCTTTAGGCCGAAGGAATTTTTCGAATTAACCCAGAGAATAGCAAGGAGGAGCATGTAAGGGACCAGCTAAATAGAGGCATTGTGCCTGACGACATCGATGTTCATTGTTTGGCTGGTCTCATCAAAGCCTGGTTCCGAGAACTGCCGTCAGGCGTGCTTGATGGGCTTTCACCGGAACAGGTTTTGCAATGCAACACGGAGGAGGAATTCGTTGAGCTTGTGAAACAGCTTAAACCAACTGAAACCGCATTGCTCAACTGGGCAATTGATCTTATGGCTGATGTTGTTGAACAAGAGGAATCCAACAAAATGAATGCTAGAAATATTGCAATGGTTTTCGCCCCAAACATGACTCAGGTAAATGAATTTTATAAGCTATAGGTCCAGTGGTGGATCCAGAATTTTCATCAAGGgaggtcaaaatataaataattaggagTAActtatagtaaatatacataaaataaaaaaatttatctaGCAAAATAGTGTAATTTTCCGGCGAGGGGTATCGCTTAGACACCCTTTGCTTCAATAATGTGGCTCCGCCAATTATAGCATCTGGTCATATAAAAACTCTTAACATTCTCATTTTGCCAAGGAGTTGAAGCATTTCATTTTTTGTTTCTGGGATCAGATGTCTGATCCATTGACAGCTCTCATGCACGCCGTTCAAGTGATGAACTTGCTGAAGACCCTGATCATGAAAACACTACGAGAGCGTGGAGAGACAGAAGATGGAGACTACTCACCCATGTCGTCTCGTTCTTCTGGTAGACAACAAACTGATGAGGAATACGACTCCCAACAAGAAGAGATGGACACTAGCTGTGAATCAACAGGACCAGCATCAGATGACGATGATGAGCAACAACGCTACAGCTACAGCAGTGAAGAAAGAGATGAAGTTGAGTCATTGAGTGAGATAGAGGAAAGCTTCCTACGGCAGTTGAACGAGAATGAGCACGCAAAAAATGACTTTCGGAAGCAGTTAGAAGGAATTTTATGCAGAGAAAATGTTATTTCCTCGACTTCATCTACTGATAATGGAGATTCTTCTGTTATATTTTCGGACAGTAAAATCGAGACTTCTGGCTTGAGCACTAGCGACGGTGAAGACTCAAAAGACACTTCTGTTACTCGGGGGCATAAAATGGAGTCAAAGAGATCATCAACTGGAGCATGTGGAAGCATGGAGGATATCAATATGGTAGATGTAAACATGGTAGAATCTGCTGTTCCTGTGCAGTAGGTTATTTTTGTGTGATTCAATCTTGCTTTTTTAGGAATCCTGGATTTCTCTGATGGTTGTTTATGTAAAGTGTTGTAGGCTTGGGGATAGATACAAAATGGTTTGCTTGTAATTGACTTGTGAATCACTGTTCAGCATTGGCTGAACTTGTGCTTGATTTCCTTTGTTTTGCTAGCAAAGGATCTCTAACATTGAAAAGGTTTGTTTGTTGATGAAGATTGAAAAAGAAAAGGCGGATTGTTTGTATCAGAAAAGCAGTCCTTGATTTCAGATACTAATTGGACTATTATCCTTTTAATGATTTGATAGAGAACTTTTTCTACAAGATTGTGCATTATTTCTTGCAATTCTTTCTAGGAAACTGTTGATGTGGCAATGAGTACTTTATTTAAATCTAGTACAGTAGTAATATATTGTGCCCTTGAATTAAGAGAAAAAGTGGTTCACTAATTGCCAACCAAAATAAATAGGTAGCTATCAGATGGAAAGGAATCCAAGAAATGGAAATAACTAAACTTTGTCATCCTCTATGTACAAGTTTTTGTTGTAACAAAACACTGAAAGTAATACTACAATGAAAAATGTCGACTGTTCAAGCTAATACTACAATGGATCATTGTTAAGTCTTTTCTAATCTCCCTTACCCTtaattttgttaaaaaaaaaaagaagctactGTAATTATTACCACCAAGCTTTAAGCTAAGAAGCTAAACAAGTTTCCCAGAAGAGCCTATCCTCGTCTTTTTTATTCTTCGACTTCTCTGTAACAAAATCTCCATAATCGTTAGCTTTAAACTTCTTACAACGGCCTCCGACATATCCATTCCAACGTTGTTCAACTACATCCTCATCATCTTCCTCACTGTTATAATCAACTTGAATGCAACAACTTAAAGAAGTTGCATCATCATCAGCAGCATCCAAATCCAATTTCAAATCGTCATCATAAAACCGAACATTTTGATCGTACGAGGAACCACATTCGGATATGCATGACTATGCATCATCATCGGCAAGACGAATATAATGATGAGAATTTAATGGAGTATTAGTAGTACTGCAAATGTTGGCATCAAACTCTGAATCACCAATATCTTCGAAGAGCATAAAGGAAGACACATCAACAAGAATGTTACTACTAATTTCCTCGTCCATTATTAGTAGCTTTAGTTCGTTAAATTAATGCTATAAATGGGAAAGTGAAGATTTGAAGGGTATTAATAATAGACTAGGAAGATAAACAGGCTGGCTGGCAGGCAGCAGCACAATATGCTATGATATAAAAATGATCAATAGCTGATAATAAAGACATATGTGTTGTGCCAAACTTCTAGAAGCCAATCATTTTAATTCATGTTTATGTTTACTTGGAATTGGTAAGAACAAATCCCGATGTATAAAGTTTTGGTGTTAATACGTACAGTTTCTTGTTAATTATTAATGTATGTTGAATCATTTGTACTCGTGTTACACCAGCCAAACGAAAAAGTCATAGAATAATGTAGACTTTGTAGCACAATATTAGGGGCACCACTTCTTCTAGAAAACTATGTCTCACGCCTTGCCCAACTCCTTTCCTGAGGAGAACGTGTCAAGCATTGAATATTAATACTAATATTAATCTACTAAAATACgtaattttgtgttgatgacTCCTAATATGGTCTCTGCCAAATCAGGATTAGAAGTAAATTGGAGTAGACATGTACCCACTAAAGTCAAATCAAGTCATTTgtgttggattttgcatctgTTACCGCTACTGTTTTCTAGAATAATTAGTTGTTTAGTTTTAGAAAGAGTGTgctagaagattcagaattttaattatagtaaaactttagtaatttagttgtagGAAGAGTCTACCACTTTATTTATTTGGCTATTTAAAGCCCtatgattaataaaattttagagaCAGTTTTTCAATCCTATTTTCAACCTTCTTGCTGCTTgcatattttttctaaaatccaAAATAGTGGTATCAGAGCCTCTATTGATCTTGACGGATCTCTGAATTCGCTGAAAAATAACCAATTTCAATCACTTTTAAACCATACGCATTTTTACCCATACCGATTTTTAACCAATTTTTTAACAATGACAAGCAACAGTCTCTCTTTGAATACCCCACAAACTTTCACTGGTGAAAACTATCAGATTTGGTCAGTGAAGATGAAATTTTATCTTGAAGCTTATGATCTATGGGAAGTTGTAATGGAAGACAAACTTATACAACCACTTCCTGCAAATCCTACCCTTGCCTAAATCAAAGCTCATTCAGATGAGAAAACTAAAAAATACAAAGCCAACACTATAATTTAAAATTCAGTTGCAGATTCAATCTTCTCTAAAATCATTGCATGTGAGACAACAAAAGAAGCTTGGGAAACACTCAAACAGGAGTATCAAGAAAGTGAACGAGGCAGACAAAatcagattttaaatttgaaaagagatTTTGAATCTCTTAGAATGCAAGATGATGAGACCATCGCTAAGTATTCTGACCAAATTTGTTTAATTGTCAATAAAATCAGGTTACTTGGTGAGGATTTCAAAGATGACAGGATAGTTGAAAAAATTCTTGTGACAGTTTTCGAGAGATTTGAATCCAAAATTTCCTCTCTGGAAGAGTCTAAagatctctccaccatctctgtTGCAGAATTAATAAGTGCTCTTCAAGCACAAGAGCAAAGAAGGGCCTTCAGACAAAACAAAGTTATTGAGGGTATTTTTTATGCGAAACACCAAAAAGAAAAAGTCGATTATCCTTATTGCAAATATTGCAAAAAGAaaacacacttagaaaatttttgtTGGTGGAGACCTGATACATTATGTGGAAATTGCAAACAAAAAGGTCATGTTACAAAAGTGTGCAAGTTCAAAGATGCTCATGCACAAGCACTAATAGCAGAAGAAAGAATTGATCACCTTCTTTAGACTGCAACAACAGAAGCAATGaggagtgttggattttgcatccGTTACTGCTACTGTTTTCTAGAATAATTAGTTGTTTAGTTTTAGGAGGAGTGTGTTaaaagattcagaattttaattatagtaaaagtttagtaatttagttgtaggaggagtctactactttatttatttggctatttaaagccctatgattaataaaattttagagaCAGTTTTTTAATCCTATTTTCAACCTTCTTGCTGCTTgcatattttttctaaaatccataacagtggtatcagagcctctATTGATCTTGACGGATCTCTGAATTCGCTGAA
It includes:
- the LOC104110881 gene encoding rho GTPase-activating protein 2 → MTGLVMVTRGGGCGNVKSSSKESANTEMQNEQQLSLVDFILAALRKSMVSCRVERQEEAICNAVHQMEIGWPTNVQHLTHVTFDRFHGFLGLPVEFEVEIPCRVPSASVSVFGVSAESMQCSYDTRGNSVPTILLLMQERLYSQDGLKAEGIFRINPENSKEEHVRDQLNRGIVPDDIDVHCLAGLIKAWFRELPSGVLDGLSPEQVLQCNTEEEFVELVKQLKPTETALLNWAIDLMADVVEQEESNKMNARNIAMVFAPNMTQMSDPLTALMHAVQVMNLLKTLIMKTLRERGETEDGDYSPMSSRSSGRQQTDEEYDSQQEEMDTSCESTGPASDDDDEQQRYSYSSEERDEVESLSEIEESFLRQLNENEHAKNDFRKQLEGILCRENVISSTSSTDNGDSSVIFSDSKIETSGLSTSDGEDSKDTSVTRGHKMESKRSSTGACGSMEDINMVDVNMVESAVPVQ